In Blattabacterium cuenoti, a single window of DNA contains:
- a CDS encoding nicotinate-nicotinamide nucleotide adenylyltransferase, with the protein MNMVRLATSKYKKMICSNIESGLIPSYTINTLNMIEYKYPENKFFIIMGMDTFSTLNNWKDYNIIINKYDILVYPRFGKFLNPFLEYKYKKKICFLEGPIIDISSSYIRKYIRYGKNIKPLLPPEICKYMKKHKLYQ; encoded by the coding sequence ATGAATATGGTACGTTTAGCTACTTCAAAGTATAAAAAAATGATTTGCTCAAATATAGAATCAGGATTAATACCATCTTATACTATTAATACACTCAATATGATTGAGTACAAATATCCTGAAAATAAATTCTTTATTATTATGGGTATGGATACTTTTTCTACCTTAAATAATTGGAAAGATTATAATATTATTATAAATAAATATGATATTTTAGTATATCCTCGTTTTGGAAAATTTTTAAATCCTTTTTTGGAATATAAATATAAAAAGAAAATATGTTTCCTTGAAGGCCCAATTATTGATATATCTTCTTCTTACATTCGTAAATATATTAGATACGGAAAAAACATTAAACCATTACTTCCACCAGAAATATGTAAATATATGAAAAAACATAAATTATATCAATAA
- a CDS encoding nicotinate-nicotinamide nucleotide adenylyltransferase, producing MKKIGLYFGSFNPIHVGHIILANYIVEFIDIDNIWFVVSPENPLKKKVIL from the coding sequence ATGAAGAAAATAGGACTTTATTTTGGATCATTTAATCCTATTCATGTAGGACATATTATTTTAGCAAATTATATAGTAGAATTTATAGATATAGATAATATTTGGTTTGTAGTTTCTCCAGAAAATCCATTAAAAAAAAAAGTAATCTTATAG
- a CDS encoding DNA translocase FtsK 4TM domain-containing protein — MHNHFSKKNHQTNKKHFISYIIGLLFLGNSIFLFLSFLSFFFHWKEDQSQLDKIFNQEIIVENLLGKVGAFLAHFFIHCGIGISSFFFPILCFFKSIIILFETKRIFIKQYHLIKLNIFFLSICIPITCSLIIPKYGLLSGILGFEISTILISFFGKVGLGILLSIVFILYIILVFRLHSPRNTIRLIAEITPQKKIYYEKYNKFLENLKKNPKKKIIISNYNIKHHPIIFSQSAKYDDSFIKNKKSTEKNKEKLITIFKYYKIEIENIKITIGPTITLYELFPKVGVRVSTIKSLENEIALSVSAIGIRILGPLPGRGSIGIEIPNNIRTIVYMTNIMYSKEMFEKSKNKELPIPLGKTVFNEIFMIDLAKMPHLLIAGSTGQGKSVGINIMIIFLLYHKSPKYIKFVFIDPKKVELSIYNKISKSYFAFIPNYTTTRTPIITDITIATKALNSLCKEMDNRYFLMEKYNVRNIQEYNQNKKLPLPYIILIIDEFADLSLSFKRKEIEIYITRLTQLARAVGIHLIIATQRPSVDVITGLIKSNFTARIAFRVSSKIDSRTILDCNGAEKLVGQGDLLFSNKQELVRIQCPFVNISEIQQIVDFYDETTSIQENFFLPNPDI; from the coding sequence ATGCACAATCATTTTTCAAAAAAAAATCATCAAACAAATAAAAAACATTTTATTTCTTATATTATTGGATTATTATTTCTTGGAAATAGCATTTTCTTATTTTTAAGTTTTTTATCTTTTTTTTTTCATTGGAAAGAAGATCAAAGTCAATTAGATAAAATATTTAATCAAGAAATTATTGTAGAAAATTTACTTGGAAAAGTGGGTGCTTTTTTAGCTCATTTTTTTATACACTGTGGAATAGGAATTAGTTCTTTTTTCTTTCCTATATTGTGTTTTTTTAAAAGTATAATAATACTTTTTGAAACAAAACGAATTTTCATAAAACAGTATCATTTAATAAAATTAAACATTTTTTTTTTAAGTATATGTATACCAATTACTTGTTCTTTGATTATTCCTAAATATGGATTATTAAGTGGAATTTTAGGATTTGAAATTAGTACCATTTTGATAAGCTTTTTTGGAAAAGTGGGATTAGGAATACTTTTATCTATAGTATTTATACTATACATTATACTGGTATTCCGTCTTCATTCTCCAAGGAATACAATTAGATTAATTGCAGAAATTACCCCACAAAAAAAAATATATTATGAAAAATATAATAAATTTTTGGAAAACTTAAAAAAAAATCCAAAAAAAAAGATCATAATTTCTAATTATAACATAAAACATCATCCTATTATATTTTCACAATCAGCAAAATATGATGATTCTTTCATAAAAAATAAAAAATCAACAGAAAAGAATAAGGAAAAACTTATTACAATTTTTAAATACTATAAAATAGAAATAGAAAACATAAAAATAACTATAGGTCCTACTATTACTTTATATGAACTATTTCCTAAGGTTGGAGTTCGTGTTTCCACAATAAAAAGTTTAGAAAACGAAATTGCTTTAAGCGTATCTGCTATAGGAATAAGAATACTAGGTCCACTTCCTGGAAGAGGATCAATTGGAATAGAAATTCCAAATAATATACGCACCATCGTTTATATGACAAATATCATGTATTCTAAAGAAATGTTTGAAAAAAGTAAGAATAAGGAACTACCTATTCCATTAGGAAAAACTGTATTCAATGAAATCTTCATGATTGATTTAGCAAAAATGCCTCATTTACTTATAGCAGGATCAACAGGCCAAGGAAAATCCGTTGGAATTAACATTATGATTATTTTTTTATTATATCATAAATCACCGAAATATATCAAATTTGTTTTCATTGATCCAAAAAAAGTAGAATTATCTATTTACAATAAAATTTCAAAATCTTATTTTGCTTTTATTCCAAATTATACAACAACTAGAACACCTATAATTACAGACATAACAATAGCAACAAAAGCATTAAATTCTTTATGCAAAGAAATGGATAATAGATATTTTCTTATGGAAAAATATAATGTAAGAAATATTCAAGAATATAATCAAAATAAAAAATTACCTTTACCTTATATCATACTAATTATTGATGAATTTGCAGATTTGAGTCTTTCTTTTAAACGAAAAGAAATAGAAATATACATTACCCGTTTAACACAGTTAGCTCGTGCGGTTGGAATTCACTTGATTATTGCAACACAACGTCCATCAGTAGATGTTATTACAGGATTAATCAAATCTAATTTTACAGCTAGAATAGCATTTAGAGTTAGTTCAAAGATAGATTCTAGAACTATATTAGACTGTAATGGAGCAGAAAAATTAGTTGGACAAGGAGATCTTTTATTTTCTAACAAACAAGAATTAGTAAGAATACAATGTCCTTTTGTCAATATATCAGAAATTCAACAAATAGTCGATTTTTATGATGAAACAACAAGCATACAAGAAAATTTTTTCTTGCCAAATCCAGATATATAA
- the trxA gene encoding thioredoxin has translation MIQEINDESFEKVIISANKPIVVDFWAPWCAPCRTLSSILEDVSNEYKDKVLVVKINVDKNPKISSRYGIRSIPTILFFKNREKIDMHIGVATKEEIRKKLDVLIIS, from the coding sequence ATGATACAAGAGATAAATGATGAAAGCTTTGAAAAAGTTATTATATCAGCGAATAAACCTATTGTAGTAGATTTTTGGGCTCCATGGTGTGCTCCATGTAGAACTTTGTCTTCTATCTTGGAAGATGTATCTAATGAATACAAAGACAAGGTGTTAGTTGTCAAAATAAATGTGGATAAGAATCCAAAAATTTCTTCTAGATATGGAATACGAAGTATTCCTACTATTTTGTTCTTTAAAAACAGAGAAAAAATAGATATGCATATTGGAGTTGCTACTAAAGAGGAAATAAGAAAAAAATTGGATGTTTTAATTATTTCATAA
- a CDS encoding M20/M25/M40 family metallo-hydrolase — MSIVNLKRLKEEAIQLLIKIINTPSISKQEQEVSLLIEDYLSKYGFNINRKFNNIWTENNNYIKNQNTPTILLNSHHDTVHPGTNWDTDPYTAIIKKNNKLIGLGSNDAGASVVALISAFIYLSSLSIILPYKLILSITAEEEISGNEGVKSILSELGKIDVGIIGEPTNMQVAIAEKGLIVLDCLAIGKSAHSASSPHSGINAIYIATKDIEYLKNIRFTRESKLLGKTTLTVTQIKGGIQHNMIPDCCSFVLDIRTNELYDKEELISIIKNNISSKIQIRSSTYNFSFIDQNHPIVLQSKKLNLKLYGSPTLSDQSNMSFATIKIGVGDSVRSHTPNEYIYISEIINGIDIYIRLLKDFQL; from the coding sequence ATGTCTATAGTGAATTTAAAAAGATTAAAAGAAGAGGCAATACAACTACTGATAAAAATTATAAATACTCCATCAATATCCAAACAAGAACAAGAAGTATCTTTGTTAATAGAAGATTATCTTTCTAAATATGGATTTAATATAAACAGAAAATTTAATAACATATGGACTGAAAATAATAATTATATAAAAAATCAAAACACTCCTACCATTTTATTGAACTCTCATCATGATACTGTGCATCCTGGAACAAATTGGGATACTGATCCTTATACGGCTATTATAAAAAAAAATAACAAATTAATAGGATTAGGTAGCAATGATGCAGGTGCTTCTGTAGTAGCGTTAATTTCTGCTTTTATTTATTTGAGTAGTTTATCTATTATATTGCCTTATAAATTAATTCTTTCTATTACAGCAGAAGAAGAAATTTCTGGTAATGAAGGTGTTAAATCTATTTTATCTGAATTAGGGAAAATAGACGTAGGAATAATAGGAGAACCAACAAATATGCAAGTTGCTATTGCAGAAAAGGGATTAATCGTATTAGATTGCTTAGCAATAGGAAAAAGTGCTCATTCTGCTTCATCACCTCATTCAGGAATTAATGCTATTTATATAGCAACAAAAGATATTGAATATTTGAAAAATATTCGTTTTACTAGAGAATCCAAATTACTAGGTAAAACAACATTAACGGTCACTCAAATCAAGGGGGGGATACAGCATAATATGATTCCAGATTGTTGTTCTTTTGTTTTAGATATTAGAACTAATGAATTATATGATAAAGAGGAATTAATTTCGATTATTAAAAATAATATATCTTCAAAAATACAAATACGTTCTTCAACGTATAATTTTTCTTTTATTGATCAAAACCATCCAATTGTATTACAATCTAAAAAATTAAATCTTAAACTATATGGATCTCCTACTTTGTCTGATCAAAGTAATATGTCTTTTGCAACTATCAAAATTGGGGTAGGAGATAGTGTTCGTTCTCATACTCCCAATGAGTATATTTATATTTCAGAAATAATAAATGGTATAGATATTTACATACGTTTGTTAAAAGACTTTCAATTGTAA
- the argB gene encoding acetylglutamate kinase has protein sequence MKIHIVKIGGNLINNHDSLYSALYAFLKIPDKKVLVHGGGSLANNICNKMGVHPTFVQGRRVTNKEILDIVVMTYAGLVNKKIVSKLQYYGCNALGLCGADLNCIKSNLRVKRTNEVDYGYVGDLNSQSVNSSVMIFMLRHDIVPVVCPITHNGIGNLLNTNADTIASSIAISLKKLYETELHFCFDKKGVLSNLQDSESFFPKIDLRLFQSLKRNKTVINGMIPKLENAFFALKNGVSKVYIGHPDYLNDDIKNKTILCL, from the coding sequence ATGAAAATACATATAGTAAAAATTGGTGGAAACTTAATAAATAACCATGACTCTCTTTATTCTGCTTTATATGCTTTTTTGAAAATACCAGATAAAAAGGTTCTAGTTCATGGAGGTGGAAGTTTGGCAAATAATATTTGCAATAAAATGGGAGTTCATCCAACCTTTGTACAAGGAAGAAGAGTTACAAATAAAGAAATACTTGATATTGTTGTGATGACGTATGCCGGGCTAGTCAATAAAAAGATTGTTTCTAAATTGCAGTATTATGGTTGTAATGCATTGGGTTTATGTGGGGCAGATCTTAATTGTATTAAGTCAAATTTGCGTGTTAAAAGAACCAATGAAGTGGATTATGGATATGTTGGAGATTTGAATAGTCAAAGTGTAAATTCTAGTGTAATGATATTTATGTTGAGACATGATATTGTACCTGTAGTATGTCCTATTACTCATAATGGAATAGGAAATCTTTTAAATACCAATGCAGATACTATAGCTTCATCAATAGCAATTTCATTAAAAAAATTATATGAAACAGAATTACACTTTTGTTTCGATAAAAAAGGTGTATTAAGTAATTTACAAGATTCAGAATCTTTTTTTCCAAAAATAGATTTACGTTTATTTCAATCTCTAAAAAGAAATAAAACCGTAATAAATGGTATGATTCCAAAATTAGAAAATGCATTTTTTGCTCTCAAAAATGGAGTATCTAAGGTATACATAGGACATCCTGATTATTTAAATGATGATATAAAGAATAAGACCATTTTATGTCTATAG
- a CDS encoding Rossmann-fold NAD(P)-binding domain-containing protein, whose protein sequence is MKNFFSIEDIDDLYAIIKTSIELKNHPYDFQNCGKNKTIGLIFFNQSLRTRLSCQKAAFNLGCNIWSLDVNRDSWKLELHDGTVMKHTQEHIKEAISVMSLYCDILAIRTFPNLLDRDYDYEEVFFNKILSYSKVPVVNLESATMHPLQSLADAMTIAEFFPFLSKKKKKRCKVVLSWAPHVKALPHSVANSFVQCLSRIEEIDLTITCPKEYDLYEKFSKGIYTTYDQHQAFFNADFIYAKNWSSYRHYGKILHTSDDWMITKKKMELTNKAKFMHCLPVRRNIVVEDSVLNSPQSIVLQQAENRIFSTQMIFLKLLEFLS, encoded by the coding sequence ATGAAAAATTTTTTCAGTATAGAAGATATCGATGATTTATATGCAATTATAAAAACTTCTATAGAATTAAAAAATCATCCATATGATTTTCAAAATTGTGGTAAAAATAAAACCATTGGATTAATATTTTTTAATCAAAGTCTAAGAACTAGGCTCAGTTGCCAAAAAGCCGCTTTTAATTTAGGATGTAATATTTGGAGTTTAGATGTGAATAGAGATTCTTGGAAATTAGAACTACATGATGGCACTGTGATGAAACATACTCAAGAACATATTAAAGAAGCAATATCGGTAATGAGTTTATATTGTGATATTCTAGCAATCAGAACTTTTCCTAATCTTTTAGATAGAGATTATGATTACGAAGAAGTATTTTTTAATAAAATTTTGTCTTATTCTAAAGTTCCAGTCGTAAATTTGGAAAGTGCGACTATGCATCCTTTACAGTCATTAGCAGATGCTATGACAATTGCCGAATTTTTTCCTTTTTTGTCAAAAAAAAAAAAAAAACGATGCAAAGTAGTATTAAGTTGGGCTCCACATGTAAAAGCATTACCACATTCTGTAGCCAATTCTTTTGTTCAATGTCTATCTAGAATAGAAGAAATTGATTTAACTATTACTTGTCCTAAAGAATACGATTTGTATGAAAAATTTTCTAAAGGAATTTATACTACATATGATCAACATCAAGCATTTTTCAACGCCGATTTTATATATGCAAAAAATTGGAGTAGTTATAGACATTATGGAAAAATACTACATACAAGTGATGATTGGATGATTACCAAAAAAAAGATGGAATTAACTAATAAAGCTAAATTTATGCACTGTCTACCCGTAAGGAGAAATATAGTGGTAGAAGATTCAGTTTTAAATAGTCCTCAATCTATTGTATTGCAACAAGCAGAAAATAGAATTTTTTCTACCCAAATGATTTTTTTGAAATTATTAGAATTTTTATCATGA
- the carB gene encoding carbamoyl-phosphate synthase (glutamine-hydrolyzing) large subunit, whose amino-acid sequence MKIDKVIILGSGALKIGEAGEFDYSGTQALKALKEEGVYTILINPNIATVQTSNEIVDKVYFLPLTSFFIKKVIEKENPQGILLSFGGQTALNCGIQLFKEKVFEKYNIKVLGTSIESIIQSEDRDIFRKRLQKMKIKTVKSFVVHSIENAIDYSSHIGFPILIRSAYTLGGLGSGFAKDINDLKKIVNQAFSYSSQVVIEEYLNGWKEIEYEIVRDKYDNCISVCNMENLDPIGIHTGESIVVAPTQTLTNYEYFNLRKLSFEIARNFDIVGECNVQFALDSKSNNYRVIEMNARLSRSSALASKATGYPLAFVSAKLAIGFGLHELKNSINKTTTAFFEPSLDYVVCKIPRWDLKKFYGVSNQIGSSMKSVGEVMAIGGSFEEALQKGIRMLDIGLLGFINVNTNTTTKKIGSVNLLQETIKKPTDQRISLLEEALEKGISIKKIHHLTKIDPWFLYQMENMLKTKKKISSYDHWSKIPNTLFHQAKKEGFSDLQIASLLKCTHHKKYDKKHVYHLEQEIRKYRKEKDIVPYVRQIDTLSSEYPAQTNYLYMTYHAIQHDVSYEKDSVKSIIILGSGVYRIGSSVEFDWCCVSSLQTLNKEGYKSIIINYNPETVSTDFDVCTRLYFEELTLERVLDIIDLEDPKGTIVSMGGQIPNNLVLKLYENKVKILGTSPISIDKVENRYKFSNIMDLLEIKQPKWKELFNIDHLYQFIEEVDYPILVRPSYVLSGANMNIISNHEELKHYLLNNKISISKDKPLVITEFIQNAKEIELDAVSQTGEILYYAISEHVEFAGVHSGDATLVYPPHNLYLSTLREIVIISKKISKHFNISGPFNIQFLSKNNELKVIECNLRASRSFPFVSKVSNFNMIELSTQVLIGKNKEKIENNFLTMNFIGVKASQFSFSRLQYADPVLGVDMSSTGEVGCLGITFDEALLKSMLSVGYTIPKKNILISGGPMISKLDLLEVLKLLHKKGYVLFATEGTNHFLSDYGVPSVRVHWGNIDKYPNVIDFIKNRKFDLIINIPKNLSKSELDNDYAIRRYAVDFNIPLITNARLAKVFIQAFCKLSMNNLLITSWNEYK is encoded by the coding sequence ATGAAAATAGATAAAGTTATTATCCTAGGATCAGGTGCCTTAAAAATAGGGGAAGCAGGTGAATTTGATTATTCTGGAACACAAGCATTGAAAGCTCTTAAAGAAGAAGGAGTTTATACTATATTGATTAACCCTAATATTGCTACTGTTCAAACTTCAAATGAAATCGTAGATAAGGTTTATTTTTTACCTCTTACCTCGTTTTTTATCAAAAAGGTTATTGAAAAGGAAAATCCGCAAGGAATTTTGCTATCTTTTGGCGGACAAACAGCATTGAATTGTGGTATACAACTTTTCAAAGAAAAAGTGTTTGAAAAGTATAATATTAAAGTTTTGGGAACCTCAATTGAATCTATTATTCAAAGTGAAGATAGAGATATATTTCGAAAAAGGTTACAAAAAATGAAAATAAAAACTGTAAAAAGTTTTGTTGTTCATTCTATAGAAAATGCAATAGATTATTCTTCACACATAGGATTTCCTATTCTAATACGATCTGCTTATACACTTGGTGGATTAGGCAGTGGTTTTGCAAAAGATATTAATGATTTAAAAAAAATAGTCAATCAAGCTTTTTCCTATTCTTCTCAAGTTGTTATAGAAGAATATTTAAATGGGTGGAAAGAAATTGAATATGAAATCGTTAGAGATAAGTATGATAATTGTATTTCAGTATGTAATATGGAGAATCTTGATCCTATAGGTATTCATACTGGTGAAAGTATTGTTGTAGCTCCTACCCAAACTTTAACCAATTATGAGTATTTTAATTTAAGGAAACTTTCTTTTGAAATTGCTAGAAATTTTGATATAGTTGGAGAGTGTAATGTACAATTTGCATTAGATTCTAAATCAAATAATTATAGAGTAATTGAAATGAATGCTCGACTTTCTCGTTCAAGTGCTTTAGCTTCTAAAGCAACTGGTTATCCATTAGCATTTGTTTCTGCAAAATTAGCGATTGGATTTGGATTACATGAATTAAAAAATTCGATAAATAAAACGACTACTGCATTTTTTGAACCATCATTAGATTATGTTGTTTGCAAAATACCTAGATGGGATTTAAAAAAATTTTATGGAGTTTCTAATCAAATTGGAAGCAGTATGAAAAGTGTAGGAGAAGTAATGGCTATAGGTGGATCTTTTGAAGAAGCTTTGCAAAAAGGAATTCGTATGTTAGACATTGGATTATTAGGTTTTATCAATGTGAACACTAATACCACTACCAAAAAAATAGGATCTGTGAATTTGCTTCAGGAAACTATCAAAAAACCTACAGATCAAAGAATCTCTTTATTAGAAGAAGCTTTAGAAAAAGGTATTTCGATTAAAAAAATACATCATTTAACAAAAATAGATCCTTGGTTTTTATATCAAATGGAGAATATGTTGAAAACCAAAAAAAAGATTTCGTCTTATGATCATTGGAGCAAAATACCGAATACGTTATTCCATCAAGCTAAAAAAGAAGGATTTTCTGATTTACAGATAGCAAGTTTGTTAAAATGTACTCATCATAAAAAATATGATAAAAAACATGTTTATCATTTAGAACAAGAAATAAGAAAATATAGAAAAGAAAAAGATATAGTTCCATATGTTAGACAAATAGATACTTTATCATCTGAATATCCTGCTCAAACAAACTATTTGTATATGACCTATCACGCGATTCAACATGACGTTTCTTATGAAAAAGATAGTGTAAAATCAATTATTATATTAGGATCTGGAGTATATAGAATTGGAAGCAGTGTAGAATTTGATTGGTGTTGTGTTAGTTCCTTACAAACACTTAATAAAGAAGGTTATAAATCTATAATAATTAATTATAATCCTGAAACAGTAAGTACCGATTTTGATGTTTGTACAAGATTATATTTTGAAGAACTTACTTTAGAAAGAGTTTTAGATATTATTGATTTAGAAGATCCAAAAGGAACAATAGTTTCTATGGGAGGGCAAATTCCTAATAATTTAGTTTTGAAGCTTTATGAAAATAAAGTAAAAATTTTAGGGACATCTCCTATTTCCATAGATAAAGTAGAAAATAGATACAAATTTTCTAATATTATGGACTTGTTGGAGATAAAACAACCTAAATGGAAAGAATTATTTAATATTGATCATCTTTATCAATTTATCGAAGAAGTAGATTATCCTATTTTAGTTAGACCATCTTATGTTCTTTCAGGAGCTAATATGAACATAATTTCTAATCATGAAGAACTTAAACATTATCTTTTGAATAATAAAATTTCTATTTCTAAAGATAAACCATTAGTAATTACAGAATTTATTCAAAATGCAAAAGAAATTGAATTAGATGCAGTTTCTCAAACTGGAGAAATTTTATATTATGCAATATCAGAACATGTAGAATTTGCTGGAGTACATTCCGGAGATGCAACATTAGTCTATCCACCACATAATTTGTATTTATCTACATTAAGAGAAATAGTTATAATATCTAAAAAAATATCTAAACATTTTAATATATCTGGGCCTTTCAATATTCAATTTTTATCTAAAAACAATGAATTAAAAGTAATTGAATGTAATTTAAGAGCTTCTAGAAGTTTTCCATTTGTATCCAAAGTTTCTAATTTCAATATGATTGAATTATCTACTCAAGTTCTTATTGGAAAAAATAAAGAAAAAATAGAAAATAATTTTTTGACTATGAATTTTATAGGAGTGAAAGCTTCTCAATTTTCTTTTTCTAGATTGCAATACGCAGATCCTGTTTTAGGAGTAGATATGTCTTCTACAGGAGAAGTAGGATGTTTAGGAATCACTTTTGATGAGGCACTATTAAAATCTATGCTTTCTGTTGGGTATACTATTCCTAAAAAAAATATACTTATATCCGGAGGACCCATGATATCTAAATTGGATCTTTTAGAAGTTTTAAAATTATTGCATAAAAAAGGATATGTATTATTTGCAACAGAAGGAACTAATCATTTTTTATCTGATTATGGAGTTCCGTCTGTAAGGGTTCATTGGGGAAATATTGATAAATATCCAAACGTGATCGATTTTATTAAAAATAGAAAATTTGATTTAATTATTAATATTCCAAAAAATTTAAGTAAATCAGAATTAGATAACGATTATGCGATCAGACGTTATGCTGTAGATTTTAATATCCCTCTGATAACTAATGCTAGATTAGCAAAAGTTTTTATACAGGCTTTTTGCAAGTTATCTATGAATAATTTATTAATTACATCTTGGAATGAATATAAATAA
- the carA gene encoding glutamine-hydrolyzing carbamoyl-phosphate synthase small subunit, producing MKDNSSNKKAMLILEDGTKYKAFHFGASVSSSGEIVFNTAMTGYPESLTDPSYKGQILTYTYPMIGNYGVPIDLNNTDDTTTKKEGYICPFYESDKIQVSGLIISYYSNRPFHWNMTYTLSDWLEYNGIPGLYNIDTRSLAKKLRKKGGSMLGKILMEKENIPFYDPNKENLAKQVSICKKVIYGKGKYKILIVDFGLKNNILRCLLARNCTIIRVPWNYDFTKEEYDGLVLSNGPGNPKLYKVPIYYIRKVMKIDKPIFGICLGHQLLGIAAGGKTYKLEYAHRGVNQPVVLINTRQHFITSQNHSFGLDYTSLLSIEWKVFFKNLNDNTCEGIIHNSKPFFSVQFHPEASCGPMDTEFLFDIFMKYVIRRYNKQSSQE from the coding sequence ATGAAAGATAATAGTAGTAATAAAAAGGCAATGTTAATATTAGAAGATGGTACAAAGTATAAAGCGTTTCATTTCGGAGCATCAGTTTCTTCTTCTGGAGAAATAGTTTTTAACACTGCAATGACAGGTTATCCAGAAAGTTTAACAGATCCTTCTTACAAAGGCCAAATTCTAACTTATACTTATCCTATGATTGGAAATTATGGAGTACCAATTGATTTGAACAATACTGATGATACTACTACTAAAAAAGAAGGATATATTTGTCCATTTTATGAATCAGATAAAATTCAAGTATCAGGATTAATAATTTCTTATTATTCTAATAGGCCATTCCATTGGAATATGACATATACTTTATCAGATTGGTTAGAATATAATGGTATACCTGGATTATATAACATAGATACAAGATCACTTGCTAAAAAATTAAGAAAAAAAGGTGGATCTATGTTGGGAAAAATTTTAATGGAAAAAGAAAATATTCCTTTTTATGATCCTAATAAAGAAAATTTAGCAAAACAAGTTTCTATTTGTAAAAAAGTTATATATGGAAAAGGTAAATATAAAATACTGATTGTAGATTTCGGGTTAAAGAATAATATTTTACGTTGTTTATTAGCAAGAAATTGTACAATTATAAGAGTTCCATGGAATTATGATTTTACAAAAGAAGAATATGATGGATTAGTACTTTCTAATGGTCCTGGAAATCCAAAACTTTATAAAGTTCCTATCTACTATATACGTAAGGTCATGAAAATAGATAAACCAATATTTGGTATTTGTTTAGGGCATCAATTGTTGGGAATAGCAGCTGGAGGAAAAACTTATAAATTGGAATATGCACATAGAGGAGTTAATCAACCAGTAGTATTGATCAATACTAGACAACATTTTATTACATCACAAAATCATAGTTTTGGATTAGATTATACCTCATTACTTTCTATAGAATGGAAAGTGTTTTTTAAAAATTTGAATGATAATACTTGTGAAGGAATTATCCATAATAGTAAACCGTTTTTTTCTGTGCAATTTCATCCAGAAGCATCTTGTGGACCTATGGATACTGAATTTTTATTTGATATTTTTATGAAATATGTGATTAGAAGATATAATAAACAATCTTCACAAGAATGA